In a single window of the Gloeocapsa sp. PCC 73106 genome:
- a CDS encoding magnesium transporter MgtE N-terminal domain-containing protein: MNQSTTVTGSRSELRELIKDQLQILLERKNYEGAKMLLLPVRSVDIAEAIEMLPPSLELIAFRLLNKAEAIEVYEYLDSRVQQILIEQFQDEEAIEIID, from the coding sequence ATGAATCAATCAACTACTGTAACTGGTTCTCGCAGTGAATTGAGAGAGTTAATTAAAGATCAACTCCAGATCCTGTTAGAGCGAAAAAACTACGAAGGAGCTAAAATGTTGCTACTTCCAGTGCGATCGGTGGATATAGCAGAAGCGATTGAAATGCTTCCACCTTCTTTAGAATTAATCGCTTTTCGCTTACTCAACAAAGCGGAAGCGATCGAAGTTTATGAGTACTTGGATTCTCGAGTACAACAAATTTTAATCGAGCAGTTTCAAGATGAAGAAGCCATTGAGATTATTGACAA